In Macaca thibetana thibetana isolate TM-01 chromosome 8, ASM2454274v1, whole genome shotgun sequence, one DNA window encodes the following:
- the LOC126961400 gene encoding neuropilin and tolloid-like protein 2 produces MLKTGIGVIQVWADQGRWLSRFQMLFASFIEQRKKAGLFEQNTETHGTIIGITSEIVLVLLIIAVLVQVKQSQKNVMAYETAFHKIGFQEMFDPLHYELFSLRDKDISANLTDLSEELNNYQKTWHSSTTSQCIHDHHWGFLTSSIKQSRTNLSSMELPFRNDFAQPQPMKTFNSTFKKSSYTFEQGHKCPEQPLED; encoded by the exons ATGCTTAAAACAGGAATAGGAGTGATACAAGTGTGGGCAGATCAAGGTCGTTGGCTTAGCAGGTTTCAAATGCTCTTTGCTTCCTTCATTGAGC aaagaaaaaaggcagGACTATTTGAACAAAACACTGAAACTCATGGGACAATTATTGGCATTACTTCAGAGATTGTCTTAGTCCTTCTCATTATTGCTGTTTTAGTACAAGTGAAACAGTCTCAAAAGAACGTCATGGCTTACGAAACTGCTTTTCATAAAATCGGGTTCCAAGAAATGTTTGATCCTCTTCATTATGAACTGTTTTCGCTAAGGGACAAAGACATTTCTGCAAATCTGACAGACTTGTCAGAAGAACTGAACAACTACCAGAAGACGTGGCACTCCTCCACCACCTCCCAGTGCATCCATGACCACCACTGGGGGTTTCTGACCTCCAGCATCAAACAAAGCAGGACCAACCTCAGTTCCATGGAACTTCCTTTCCGAAATGACTTTGCACAACCACAGCCAATGAAAACGTTCAATAGCACCTTCAAGAAAAGTAGTTACACTTTCGAACAGGGACACAAGTGCCCTGAACAGCCGCTGGAAGACTGA